In Rhodamnia argentea isolate NSW1041297 chromosome 11, ASM2092103v1, whole genome shotgun sequence, one genomic interval encodes:
- the LOC115726455 gene encoding mitochondrial phosphate carrier protein 3, mitochondrial-like, with protein sequence MALAENLRQSLIPGFLYAPRALAEERMLGAGPAAASFPALVEKQRSFVIPSPSEPRKKIQMYSPAFYAACTAGGSLCCGLTHMAVTPLDLVKCNMQIDPSKYKSITSGFGVLLKEQGVRGFFRGWVPTLLGYSVQGACKYGFYEFFKKYYSDIAGPEFASKYKTLVYLAGSASAEVIADVALCPFEAVKVRVQTQPGFARGLSDGFPKFVKSEGPLGLYKGIVPLWGRQIPYTMMKFASFETIVELIYKHAIPRPKDQCSKNLQLSVSFAGGYAAGVFCAIVSHPADNLVSFLNNAKGATVGDAVKKIGLWGLFTRGLPLRIVMIGTLTAAQWVIYDAFKVFVGLPTTGGVAPAAAPAGLAKA encoded by the exons ATGGCGCTTGCGGAGAACTTGCGCCAATCGCTGATTCCCGGCTTCCTCTACGCGCCCAGAGCCCTTGCCGAGGAGAGGATGCTCGGGGCGGGCCCCGCCGCCGCATCCTTCCCCGCGTTGGTGGAGAAGCAGAGGAGTTTCGTGATCCCGTCTCCGAGCGAGCCCAGGAAGAAGATCCAGATGTACTCGCCGGCGTTTTATGCCGCTTGCACCGCTGGAGGCAGCCTCTGCTGTGGCCTTACCCACATGGCCGTCACCCCTCTCGACCTCGTCAAGTGCAATATGCAG ATCGACCCTTCGAAGTATAAGAGCATCACATCTGGTTTTGGGGTGTTACTGAAGGAGCAGGGAGTAAGAGGCTTTTTCAGGGGTTGGGTGCCTACTCTACTTGGTTATAGTGTTCAAGGTGCCTGCAAGTATGGattctatgaatttttcaagaaatactACTCTGATATTGCTGGACCAGAGTTTGCATCGAAATACAAGACCTTGGTCTACCTCGCCGGCTCTGCATCTGCTGAGGTGATTGCAGATGTCGCTCTTTGCCCATTTGAGGCTGTAAAGGTCCGGGTGCAAACTCAGCCTGGTTTTGCAAGGGGTTTATCAGATGGATTTCCCAAGTTTGTTAAATCTGAGGGTCCTCTTGG GTTGTACAAGGGCATTGTTCCTCTCTGGGGTCGTCAGATTCCAT ATACAATGATgaaatttgcttctttcgagacCATTGTGGAGCTAATTTATAAACACGCCATTCCCAGACCTAAAGATCAGTGTAGTAAAAATCTGCAGCTTAGTGTGAGTTTTGCAGGCGGATATGCCGCCGGAGTCTTCTGTGCCATTGTGTCTCATCCGGCTGACAACCTCGTCTCCTTCCTCAACAATGCCAAAGGGGCAACTGTTGGTGAT GCAGTGAAGAAGATTGGTTTATGGGGTCTCTTCACTCGTGGACTTCCTCTGCGCATTGTCATGATTGGAACTCTTACTGCGGCCCAGTGGGTGATCTATGACGCCTTTAAAGTTTTCGTGGGACT GCCAACCACTGGTGGTGTTGCCCCTGCTGCTGCCCCTGCTGGGCTTGCAAAGGCTTAG